TTGATAAAATTAAATTTATTGAAGGAAATAGAATTTTAATAGATATACATAAAATTCCTATTGGGCAAACATATAAAAGTAGTATTAATAAGCTGTACGGAAATTAATAGCGATTCCAATTTTAGTTTATAAAATGGCATCAATATTCAAAATACTATTCGTTTTAAGTGTAAAAAAAGGTATTGTGAACTACAATACCTTTTTTAATGCACTTTTTTGTCTATTTCGCTTCGTCTATGCTAATTTCATTTACAGATTCAAAAAGTTCTGTGATTACATGTTGTAAATTACTTGGAGTAATCGCTCTAAAATAAGTAAGTAAATCTTTACTTGTTGCGTATCTATTCGTACTTAATTTTAACGAGCCATTTATACTGTTCCAATCTTTAAGAAATTGTTTTAAGGCTAAATTTACGTTGTTTTCTCCAATTGTTTGTTGCAATTTATACATAGCAATAGCACCTTTCGCATAATAAATATAATCTTGATTCTCTACCAAGGCTAAAGATGGCTCCTGCCCTATTTCTCTTTGTTTCCCTTTACTATATTTATCTTGCTGAATTTTTAAAAATTGTTGTACTTTTTCATCAGAATATTTTTGTTTTAACACCATTAATGCTGCGTATTGCGACAGTGTTTCTAGAATTAAATTTTTTCCTTTAACATTTGCAGCTGCTACTTGCATACCAAACCATTGATGCGCTAATTCGTGAGCGGTAACATAAAAAGCCATGTCTACATCTTTTTTATCGTCAATATCTAACACAAACCCGATAGCTTCAGAAAAAGGAACAGTACCAGGAAACGATTGTGCAAACTCGGCATAACGAGGAAACTCCATAATACGCATTTGTTCGTATTGATATTCACTAAAATTAGTACTATAATAATCAAAAGAAACTTTCATCGCTTGCATCATTCTATCTAAGTTATACTGATGTGTTTTATGGTGATATATTTCTAATTCAACCGGTTGCTTTGTTGTCTCATATTTAGCTATCCAAATGTCTTTTTTAACCTCATATCTTGCAGAAACAATTGCGTAAAAATTCATTATTTTCTCATTTACTTTATAATGAAAATAGTTACGGTTATTTGCTTTCCATTCCTTTAAAATTTTACCTGGAGCAATAGCCGTTTGGTCTATTTCGGTTCCAATGATCATTTCAAAATTAATCCCGTCAGAATCGCCTCCTGTTCTTGAGTTTAATAGCTCGTTTGCATCATTTATTAATGCTTTGTTTGCTCTTTTAGGTAATTGGTATACGATACGTTCTTTTTTATCTTGAAGTTCATACTTTTTAGTATATCCCAATGTTGGAAGATTTTCGTTATTGAAAAAAGTTCCGTTTTCAACAATATTAGAATTTGAGTTTGTTCCTGTAAAACCTGTAGATGTAAACGACTGCTTAAAATTCATTTTAACTACTGCTCCCGGTTGTAAAGGACTCTTTAACTTATGAATTACATAATTATAGGTACTGTATTGCGTGTTTGTAGTTGCGCCTCCTTCAAAATTAAGATAGTCAATAATTACATTGTCTTCTATTAATTTTTGAATATGTACTTCGTTAATCGGAGTATTAGTGGTGTTTTTAAGTATATAAAAACCTTCGGCTGTGTAATTTCTTTTAGAAGGATACAATTCCACATTTAAATTAATACTTACAATTTTAGGCTGTGGCAAATATTCAAACTTCTTTAATTTTTTTTCATAACCAACTCTAAAATTTGTTGTTTCAGAGGCTGTCCAATACTTATTTAAAACATTGGTGTTGTAAAAAATATAACTCCCTACAACCGTAAAAGATATTATAATGAAAACCGTAAATTTTAAGAGCGATTTACTCATGCGATTTTTACTAGCTTTTACTCTTTTTATAAAAGATGTTTCCGTTCCTCGTACTATAAAAAGTGATGCTAGTATGATTAAGAATATTCCGAAGAGCAACCAATAGGTTTTAATTAGTAAATATGGTTTTAAAAAGTGTCCGTAACCATTCATATCAGAATAAATTCCCAAAGAGTTTCCTCCAAAATTACTCAACGGATGGTTAAACCCCAATGCGCCCAATGTAATGGAAACGATAAAGAATACTAAGCTGAATAAAATTCCAATAAATTTATTATTAACAAGCGATTGAATGAAAAAAGTTACGAGTGCATACAAGGCAAGAAAAGGTAATATTTCTAAAAAGAAGCCATAAAAATATACTTGAAGCTCATAATTGTAATAGCCACTTACTGTTTGAAAAATAATACCCGAAATAATTAAAGATAGCATTAAAACAATACAAATTAAAATAAGAGCAACGTACTTGCTTAGCAAGTTTACAAAGCTTGACATGGCGGTTGCATCATAAATAAGGTTCAATTTAGCAGTACGCTCTCTCCAAACAAGTTCTCCTGAATAAAAAAGAATAATTATAATAAAGAAAAAGATAGATGTTTCTTGTAGTTCTTCTACAATAAAGTAAGTTATTGGGTAACTATCAACATCATAAACAGTACCTAAACTCACCGAATTTATTAGTATAATAAACGCACCACAAATTACAATTGCTAAAAACGAAGGCTGTTTACATATATTTACAAAGTAAAACCATGAAAACTGTTTTAGCTGCGACAATTTAAAAAAGAATCCTTCTTGTATTTTTACTTTAGGAATTTCAATTTTAGTAGCATTGTTCGTTTCTAAATTAATGTTTTTTTGCCCCTTCCCTTTAAATCGTTTGTTTGAAACAACACTAAAATTGAATTTTTTATACCCAAAAAATAAAATAAGCACACTTAATACAAACCAAAACAACTTACTATAAGCTAAAGCACTAGAAAAAGGAATCATTTGTGTACTTTTTTCAACGATTGACCAAGATTCTGTTACAGTAGTTAGTGTTGTTAATGAAAAAGGATCAAAAATTCCTTTCCAAAATTGATTTTCGATCGATTTAGTCAATAAAAAAATAACAAATATAAATACACCTTGCGTGTATACAACCACCAGTTTTTTAGTTAATGCACCACTTACAAAAAACAAACAAGCGCCAAAAAATAAGGTAGGTATCGTTATCGTTATAAATGTATACAGGTATGTAAATGGATTAAAACTTAAATAAGATTCAGCATCTTGCCAAGGCATAAATTCGCCTACAATCATACCTAAAAAAAGCCCACTAAACACAAATAATAATACCACAAAAGATCCTAAAAACCTCCCCAATAAATAATCCCTCTTTTTAATTGGGTTTATAAATATGAGCGATTCTATTTGATACTGAAAATCTCTTAATACCGAAACTCCCATAATCATAGACGCTAATACCATAAAAATAGCGGTAATTGCTGCCATTGTTTTAGCAATTACAAATGGTGAGTTTTTTTTGATAGCTCCTATTTCAACTCCTTGAAAAATAAAATCAACACCAACTATCGAAAATAAAAATAGAAATAAGAAAAATACGTAGGTGTCTGCTCGTTTAATTCGATACTGAATTTCAAACTTAAATATAGTATACCACATCATTATATAATTGATTTAAGGTTCGTAGTATTACCAAATATTTGAGAGAAATACACATCCTCTAAATCGGCATTAATTGGTGAGAATCCATTTCCTGGGTTTGTATCACTAAGAATATGAATAATAGGTTTTCCTAAAAACAACCGCTCACTAATTACTTGATAGTTGTTTTTATAGCTTTCTAATTCAGGCTTTGTAATCGTTTTTTCATATACTCTCCCTTCGAGGTTTTCTATTATTTTTAGTGGATTACCTTTTAATAATACTTGTCCTTGGTTTATAATCGCCATATTGGTGCATAATTCTTTTACATCTTCTACAATATGTGTAGATAAAATAACAATGGTGTTTTCACCTAGTTCACTTAATAAATTATAAAACCGATTTCTTTCTACAGGGTCTAAACCGGCAGTAGGCTCATCAACAATCAATAATTTTGGATTGTTTAATAATGCTTGCGCAATACCAAAACGTTGTTTCATTCCGCCAGAATAACCATTTAAATTTTGTTTTCTTACATCGTATAAATTGGTTTTATGTAACAATGATTTTACCAGTTCTTTGCGGGTAGGTTTGTTTGTAATTCCTTTTAAAGCGGCAAAATGATTTAACAACACTTCGGCAGATATTTTAGGGTACAATCCAAATTGTTGTGGCAAATACCCTAATACTTTTCGAATCTCATTTTGTTGCTTTAAAACATCTAAATTACCTAATGTAATAGTTCCTTTATCTGCTTCTTGTAAAGTAGCAATGGTGCGCATTAAAGTAGATTTTCCGGCACCGTTTGGCCCCAATAAACCAAACATACCTTTTGGTATTTCTAAAGAAATATTTTGTAACGCCTTAACACCATTGGCATACGTTTTAGAGAGATTGTTAATTATAAGTTCCATGTTTTTGTTTTAATTGATTCACACAAACATATTTACAAGGCCTCTAAAACAAAAGAGAATGGGATATACGAGCCTATAAATGGGATACAAATACGCAGCGTAACTATAAATCTCTTTATACCATATAAAGGTGTTTTTGTATACACTATCTAATCGTTTATCAACTTATTTGTAGGAAGCCGTTTATTTAATTAATATTGGCTTATGAAGTTAAGAGTATCAGATAAAAAAAAGAAAATTATAAAACGTTTTTATAAAATAAGTCTTGTTCTTATAGGGCTAATTATTGTTCTATTTAATGACACTTTTGGTAAATTAGAAGGGTTTGTAGAGTTTATTGCGTTTTATTTTATAGTTGTTTTTATTACAATTGCCTATTGGTTATTTAAACAAATAAGAGCAATTATTCGATTAAAACATGAAAAAGCGAAAACAGAATTATTGCATTTAAAAAGTCAGGTAAATCCGCACTTTTTTTTCAACACGCTTAATAACCTGTATGGAATGATGGAAAAAGATTCAAAAGAAAGACAAATGGTGCTTAAACTTTCTGATATGATGCGTTATAGTATTTATGAAGGTCAAAAAGATTGGGTAACTCTTAAAGATGAGTTAGCGTATTTACAAAATTATATTGAGCTTCAAGAAATACGCTATCATAAAAAATCAGATATCCAATTTAACCACCAAATTGAGCATTTGGATAGTAAAATAATGCCGTTACTTTTTATTATTCTGTTAGAAAATGCTTTTAAACACGGACTCGAAAATTTAGAAAAAGAAGCATATATTCATATCAATTTAATTGCCAATAAAAAGGAGGTTATTTTTAATATTGAAAATAATTTTGACCTGCATCAAACGTCATTAGAAGGTGGTATTGGCTTACATAATTTAAAACGAAGATTGGCCCTTGTATATCCAAAAAAACATTCACTTTCCTTTACTATAAATAACACTATTTATAAAGCGAAACTAATTTTAAAGTTATACTAATGCGATACTTAATTATAGATGATGAACATATAGCGCATAAAATTATTATGGAGTATTGTGAAATGCTTCCTGCTATGCAACTACAAAAAAACTGTTACAGCGCTTTAGAAGCTTTAGAGTATTTAAATACACACGAAGTAGATTTAATTTTCTTAGATTTAAATATGCCCAAATTAAAAGGTTTTGAGTTTTTAAAAACCTTAATCTTACCTCCTAAAGTTATTGTAACTACTGCTTATAGTGAGTTTGCTATTGATGGTTATGAGCTTAATATTACCGACTATTTGTTAAAACCTTATAGTTTTGAGCGTTTTTTAAAGGCGGTAAATAAAGTTAATGACATATTAAATACCAATAAGGAAACAGCTATTCCTAAACAAGAAAACGAAGACTCTACGAATAATCAAATATTCTTAAAACAACAGAATAGTCACATACAAGTGGCCGTTAAAACTATTTTATATATGGAAGCTTCAGGTAATTACACAAAGGTTTTTACCACTACTGATACGATTACAGTACGAGGAAAAATTTCAGATATCTTAGTTTTGTTACCTAAAAATGAATTTTTGCAAGTTCATAAATCATTTGCCATTGGTACAAAACATATTCAACGTATTGAAGGGAATAGAATTCATATTGCTAATACTGTTGTTCCTATTGGTAAATTGTATAAAACCAATGTTAATGAGCTTTTAAAGTAGGTATGAAAGTGTAAAAAGGACCTATTCTATACTTATTTTCACTTCTCTCCTACCGCCGTTTTGGTAAAGCGTAATCCATTAACAAGTTTTGATAAACATTTGAAAAGAAATAGATATTAAAGGATGTTGTTTTAATCAAAAAATTATACGTTTAATTTCGTTTAGAAATACTAAATAATATCAATCCAGCAATGATTATAAGACCACCTAAAATTTGCACAGGATATACTTTTTCATCAAAAACAAATGCTAATAATACTGCAAAAAACGGAATAAGATTCATACTCAATGCAGAAATAGTAGTTCCTAATTTTACAACACTATAATAGAAAATTGAATATGCAATTCCAGAACCTAAAACACCCATAAATAAAATACTCCACCAAAATGAAGGTGCAGTTGGGACAGAAATAGTTAATAAATGTGGAACTGAAAATATGGCAAATAACACTAATGCGAAAAAGGAAGCAATACCTGTCATTGTTATAGCATCTATATGCGATAGGTACTTACTAACAATAATTTGTGAGAATGAAAATACCAAAGCCATTAGCAATATATAAATATCGCCTATTTCAAATTTAAGATCAAAAAATTGTGTTATATCTCCTTTAGCTAAAATAATTAAAACGCCAATAAAACTGATAATGATAGCCAGCCATTGCTTCAATTTTAATTTTTGTTTTAAAAAGAAAAATGAAAATATTCCTGTTATGGCAGGAGCTGTAGCTATGATTAATGATCCGTTAATAACACTCGTAGTTTTTAAACCTACATTAAAAAAATAAATAGTAAGAAATATCCCAAAAAAAGCAGTTAAAAATATATGCCACCATTCTTTTTTTGTGAATTTAAATTGAAACATTTGTTTCCTATTCTTGATAAATAATATGACGAAAAGTGTTAATGCACCAAATAAAAATCGCCAGGTTGCCACTCCTAAGGGAGTATAATACGCTAATGCTATTTTAACAGCATAAAAATTGGCTGCCCAAAGTAACATTGTTAGTGTTAAAAATAAAAAAGGGATGAGTTTATTCATTTGCTATTTTTTAATTATAGAAATCATTTAAATTTTAAGTTAAAATATAAAAGTTTCAAAATGCTGAACTTCTTCTTCTAATTCTAATAAAAAGACTTTGTCTTTTGGATAGTATTTTGATTTGGTGTAATCCTAACCAGAAAAGGCGCTGATATCTTCGTAAGATTTCCACTGTGTTACGGTATGAAAATGACACACCTTTCCTTCTATTCTTCTCAAAATTTCGATATTTAAAATCCCAGAGACCGATTTATAATCAGCGACACCACTTTCAATTAAATATTCTAGATATACATCAGCATCTATAGCGTTTACTATGCCATGCCATTTTCTTGTAATTATACTTGATTTATTAATCATACTACCATAATTATTTACACTGGTGCAAATATAACATAATATTTAAACTACCAAAACTTGTTTTACTAGTTATAATTCTATTACTTTGCACCATGGATAATGTAGAAATTATAAAAAATATGCCCTTAGACGGGGGAAATCTATCTCTCAATTTCATCAATACTTATAAGGATCGATTGGTTGCAAGCCCTATCGATTATCTTACTGGAAAAGAAGAATGGATTGCATGGTTAAAAAAAGTTGGTATTCTAGAAAATGAAATAACAAACTTTGATGACGTCGATTTCAATTTAAAGGAAGTAAAAAAGAAAAGAGAATTTTTACATCGTGTATTTCAAGGACTTGCTTTTCATAGGGAAATAAAAGAAAAAGATCTTAAATGTTTTGATTCACTCTTGCAAAAAATCAGAAGAGCAACTAAAATATTTGTGGTAGATAATATCCCACAAGAATATTTAGAGATAGATGCAAATGATCTAAATAGCTATATTTTAAAAATTGGAAAAGCTGCCCATGAACTTTTGATGTCTGAAAAAACAGATAGAATAAAAGAGTGTGGAAATTGTGGTTGGCTTTACTATGATTCTAGTAAAAACAAATGTAGAAAATGGTGTAATATGGATACTTGTGGTAACGAAGTAAAGGCTAGAAAATATTATGAAAGCAAAAAAAAACTAAAAGATAAGATCGTATGAGTAAAAGAATAAATATTACAACGGGTAGCCCATGGGAAGATAAAGTAGGCTACTCTAGGGCGGTACAAGTTGGTAATATCATTGAGGTTTCTGGTACTACAGCTACAGATAAAGAGGGTAACATCGTAGGGGTTAACGATCTATATTTACAAACAAAAACCATTATAGAAACTGTGAAAAATGTATTAGAAGATATGGGTTCGAGCCTCAAGCATGTGGTTAGAACACGTATTTATACTACTGATATTTCACGTTGGGAAGAAATAGGAAAAGCACACGGCGAATTTTTCAGTACTATAAAACCTGCAACTGCTATGGTAGAAATTAGCCGGTTGGTAAATCCAGATATGCTAGTAGAAATAGAATTTACAGCAATAACAGAATAACTTTAAAATAAAATAGCATGAATTGTAATGCACCTTGCCTACCAGTAGGTTGTTTAGTAGAAGAAAAAAAGAAAACACAAATAGTGTCACTAAAAAAAATAGCAAAATGGTTTCTTTCGTATAGAATTTGTGGAGCTGAAGATGCTTCAAGATTTAAATAATTTAAAATATGTTTGAAATAAAAAGAGCACATAGAAACGATTCTGAACTTATACTTAAATATATTAATGATCTTGCTATTGCAGAAGACCTCCCTTATAAAGTATCAGCAACTAAAGAAGATATTGAGCAAAATATATTTGATAAAAACTCATCAACTAGCGCATTAATTTTTTATAATAAACAAA
This genomic stretch from Tenacibaculum sp. Bg11-29 harbors:
- a CDS encoding LytTR family DNA-binding domain-containing protein codes for the protein MRYLIIDDEHIAHKIIMEYCEMLPAMQLQKNCYSALEALEYLNTHEVDLIFLDLNMPKLKGFEFLKTLILPPKVIVTTAYSEFAIDGYELNITDYLLKPYSFERFLKAVNKVNDILNTNKETAIPKQENEDSTNNQIFLKQQNSHIQVAVKTILYMEASGNYTKVFTTTDTITVRGKISDILVLLPKNEFLQVHKSFAIGTKHIQRIEGNRIHIANTVVPIGKLYKTNVNELLK
- a CDS encoding M1 family aminopeptidase, producing MMWYTIFKFEIQYRIKRADTYVFFLFLFLFSIVGVDFIFQGVEIGAIKKNSPFVIAKTMAAITAIFMVLASMIMGVSVLRDFQYQIESLIFINPIKKRDYLLGRFLGSFVVLLFVFSGLFLGMIVGEFMPWQDAESYLSFNPFTYLYTFITITIPTLFFGACLFFVSGALTKKLVVVYTQGVFIFVIFLLTKSIENQFWKGIFDPFSLTTLTTVTESWSIVEKSTQMIPFSSALAYSKLFWFVLSVLILFFGYKKFNFSVVSNKRFKGKGQKNINLETNNATKIEIPKVKIQEGFFFKLSQLKQFSWFYFVNICKQPSFLAIVICGAFIILINSVSLGTVYDVDSYPITYFIVEELQETSIFFFIIIILFYSGELVWRERTAKLNLIYDATAMSSFVNLLSKYVALILICIVLMLSLIISGIIFQTVSGYYNYELQVYFYGFFLEILPFLALYALVTFFIQSLVNNKFIGILFSLVFFIVSITLGALGFNHPLSNFGGNSLGIYSDMNGYGHFLKPYLLIKTYWLLFGIFLIILASLFIVRGTETSFIKRVKASKNRMSKSLLKFTVFIIISFTVVGSYIFYNTNVLNKYWTASETTNFRVGYEKKLKKFEYLPQPKIVSINLNVELYPSKRNYTAEGFYILKNTTNTPINEVHIQKLIEDNVIIDYLNFEGGATTNTQYSTYNYVIHKLKSPLQPGAVVKMNFKQSFTSTGFTGTNSNSNIVENGTFFNNENLPTLGYTKKYELQDKKERIVYQLPKRANKALINDANELLNSRTGGDSDGINFEMIIGTEIDQTAIAPGKILKEWKANNRNYFHYKVNEKIMNFYAIVSARYEVKKDIWIAKYETTKQPVELEIYHHKTHQYNLDRMMQAMKVSFDYYSTNFSEYQYEQMRIMEFPRYAEFAQSFPGTVPFSEAIGFVLDIDDKKDVDMAFYVTAHELAHQWFGMQVAAANVKGKNLILETLSQYAALMVLKQKYSDEKVQQFLKIQQDKYSKGKQREIGQEPSLALVENQDYIYYAKGAIAMYKLQQTIGENNVNLALKQFLKDWNSINGSLKLSTNRYATSKDLLTYFRAITPSNLQHVITELFESVNEISIDEAK
- a CDS encoding DMT family transporter is translated as MNKLIPFLFLTLTMLLWAANFYAVKIALAYYTPLGVATWRFLFGALTLFVILFIKNRKQMFQFKFTKKEWWHIFLTAFFGIFLTIYFFNVGLKTTSVINGSLIIATAPAITGIFSFFFLKQKLKLKQWLAIIISFIGVLIILAKGDITQFFDLKFEIGDIYILLMALVFSFSQIIVSKYLSHIDAITMTGIASFFALVLFAIFSVPHLLTISVPTAPSFWWSILFMGVLGSGIAYSIFYYSVVKLGTTISALSMNLIPFFAVLLAFVFDEKVYPVQILGGLIIIAGLILFSISKRN
- a CDS encoding CGNR zinc finger domain-containing protein, giving the protein MDNVEIIKNMPLDGGNLSLNFINTYKDRLVASPIDYLTGKEEWIAWLKKVGILENEITNFDDVDFNLKEVKKKREFLHRVFQGLAFHREIKEKDLKCFDSLLQKIRRATKIFVVDNIPQEYLEIDANDLNSYILKIGKAAHELLMSEKTDRIKECGNCGWLYYDSSKNKCRKWCNMDTCGNEVKARKYYESKKKLKDKIV
- a CDS encoding sensor histidine kinase, which gives rise to MKLRVSDKKKKIIKRFYKISLVLIGLIIVLFNDTFGKLEGFVEFIAFYFIVVFITIAYWLFKQIRAIIRLKHEKAKTELLHLKSQVNPHFFFNTLNNLYGMMEKDSKERQMVLKLSDMMRYSIYEGQKDWVTLKDELAYLQNYIELQEIRYHKKSDIQFNHQIEHLDSKIMPLLFIILLENAFKHGLENLEKEAYIHINLIANKKEVIFNIENNFDLHQTSLEGGIGLHNLKRRLALVYPKKHSLSFTINNTIYKAKLILKLY
- a CDS encoding RidA family protein, with product MSKRINITTGSPWEDKVGYSRAVQVGNIIEVSGTTATDKEGNIVGVNDLYLQTKTIIETVKNVLEDMGSSLKHVVRTRIYTTDISRWEEIGKAHGEFFSTIKPATAMVEISRLVNPDMLVEIEFTAITE
- a CDS encoding ABC transporter ATP-binding protein translates to MELIINNLSKTYANGVKALQNISLEIPKGMFGLLGPNGAGKSTLMRTIATLQEADKGTITLGNLDVLKQQNEIRKVLGYLPQQFGLYPKISAEVLLNHFAALKGITNKPTRKELVKSLLHKTNLYDVRKQNLNGYSGGMKQRFGIAQALLNNPKLLIVDEPTAGLDPVERNRFYNLLSELGENTIVILSTHIVEDVKELCTNMAIINQGQVLLKGNPLKIIENLEGRVYEKTITKPELESYKNNYQVISERLFLGKPIIHILSDTNPGNGFSPINADLEDVYFSQIFGNTTNLKSII